CGACGGCGTGCTCAAGGAGCGCGGCCAGGCGCGCGAGGAGTACGAGCAGGCGCTGCAGAAGGGCCACCGGGCGGCGATCGCGGAAGAGGAGCGTCCGGGCACCTTCACCATGCGCGTGGGCAACCTGCTCCCGCGCGAGAGCGCCAAGGTGCGCCTCACCATGACCATGCCCCTGCCCTTTGCCGACGGCGAGGCGACGTTCCGCTTCCCGCTGGTGATCGCGCCGCGCTACATCCCCGGCGCGCCGCTTGGCGGCGAGGACGTGGGCTCGGGCACGGCGAGTGACACCGACGCCGTTCCCGACGCGTCGCGCATTACCCCGCCGGTGCTGCTGCCCGGCTTCCCCAACCCGGTGCGGCTGGCGATCGAGCTCGAGCTCGATGAGTCAGCGTTGAAGACGGAGAGCGTGCGCTGTGCGTTGCATGCGGCCGTCGAGACCCGCGAGGGCGGCAAGCGCGTGGTTCGCCTGCACCCCGGCGACCGGCTCAACCGCGACTTCATCCTGCGGCTCGGCTACGGCGTCGAGGCGGTGCGCACCGGCCTGTCCCTCTCGCCGGACAACGAGGGCGGCACCTTCGCGCTCACGCTCGTCCCGCCGACCAGCGTCAGCAAGAGCGTGCGTCCGCGCGAGGTGATCTTCGTGCTCGATCACTCCGGCAGCATGAGCGGCTGGAAGATGGTGGCCGCGCGGCGCGCCGTGGCCCGCATGGTGGACACGCTGACCGACCGCGATCGCTTCAACGTCATCGCCTTCGACGACGGCATGGTCAGCCCGCCCGCGTTCAACGGGCAGGAGCTGGTGCCCGCAACGGATCGCAACCGCTTCCGCGCGGTGGAGTTCTTGGCGAAGGTCGAGGCCGACGGCGGCACCGAGATGGCCCAGCCGCTCCAGCGCGCGGTGGGCGTGCTCGGCAGGGGCTCGCCGGAGCACGACCGCGTGCTCGTGCTCGCGACGGACGGCCAGGTGGGCAACGAGGACCAGATCCTTCGCAGCCTCGGCAAGCAGCTCGCCGGCATCCGCGTGTTCACCGTGGGCATCGACCGCGCGGTGAACGAGGGCTTCCTCCAGCGCATGGCCGCGGCCGGTGGCGGCGCGTACGAGCTGGTGGAGAGCGAGCAGCGCCTCGACGAGGCCATGGATCGCCTGCACCGCCGGGTGGGCACGCCCGTGCTCACCGAGCTCAAGATCGAGGGCGCGGGGCTGAAGCTGGACGCCTCCACGATCGCGCCGTCGCGGCTGCCCGACCTCTTCGCGGGCGCACCCGTGGTGATCAGCGGCCGCTTCACCGGCGCTGCTAAGGGTGGCGTCCGCCTCACCGCGCGCGACGCCGCCGGCCAGAGCTACAGCACCGAGCTCGCCGTTCCGCCCGCGCCCAACGCGGCGGTGACCACCGTCTGGGCGCGCGGACGGGTGCGCGATCTCGAGGACCGCTACGTCATCGAGGGCAGTCCGGGGAACCTCGCCGATGAGATCCTCAAGACCTCGCTGCGCTTCGGCGTGCTCTGCCGCTTCACGGCCTTCGTCGCGGTCGATCGCGCCGAGGTGGTGAACAAGGGCGGGCCCATCAAGCGCCAGACCCAGGCCGTGGACGCGCCCGAAGGCTGGGACATGCTCAAGGAGACCGCCGCGGGCGCACCCGTGTTCGCGGCCGAGCCCGCGATGGACGCGCTGAGTGAGTTCGAGGGCGCCGCTCCCGCCGAGGACGCCGACAACCTGGCCAAGGCTGAGCTCTCCCGTTCGGTGGCCGATGCCAAGGCGCGGCCCGCAACCGGGAGCGCCGCAGTCTACAACGCCCCGGCCAGGGGGCGCGCCAACGGAGGCGCCCCGGGCGCACCGCCTCCCGCCCCGGCCAAGCCCGCAGCGGCGCAGAGCGTGGCCATGCCCTCCCCGGCTGCGGCCCCCAAGCGCTCCGCCTCCGTCGCCGGCCCCGCTTCGCTCGCGAAGAAGGTGAAGGCCATCTTCGGTGGTGGCGCCAAGCGTGACGAGGCCGAAGCCCAGGAGCAGGGCGAGTCCGCGCCGGCGCTCCCGCTCGACGCCTACCGCGCGCGGGCCCGCGAGCTGCTCGAGCTCCTCCAGGGCTCCGCCGACGAGACCGCGCGCCGGGTGCGGCTGGGTACGCTGCTGGTGCGGCTGGGCATGCTGCTCGAGGATCTGCGCTCCATCGGCGCCGATCGCGGGCTGCTCGCCAGCCTCACCGCGCTTCACGAGGAGCTGCAGAAGGCAGTGCTGGCCCCGGTGCCGCCGCCGTACGAGGCCACTGCCGAGCAGGTGCTCCGCGCCTTCGCCGAGGGCGGGGGCAGCACGACGCCACGGGGCGGCGACGCGCGGCAGTCGTTCTGGAAGTAGGCTTCGGGTCCTCCGTTGAGGGGACCCATGGCCGGCTACTCCGGGACGCCGCTGCACCAGAAGCTGGGGCTCAAGCCGGGCACCGCCTACGCGGTGCTCGGCGCCCCGGCGGGCTATCTCCACAAGCTGGATCCGCCGCCCGGCGCCCGCGCCCTCTCGGGCACGAAGGGCGCCAACCTGGTTCAGCTCTTCGTCACCCGCGAGGCCGAGCTGCAGAAGCGCTTGCCCGCGCTGGTGAAGACGCTCCCGGCCGACGGCGCGCTCTGGGTGAGCTGGCCCAAGGGCAAGCAGAAGGCAGCGGTGCCCACCGACCTCGACGACGACATCGTCCGCGCGCGCGGGCTCGCGGCCGGGCTCGTCGACGTGAAGGTCTGCGCGGTGGACGAGATCTGGAGCGGGCTGAAGTTCGTGTTCCGGCTCGCGGACCGGCCCAAGAAGGCCCGCGCGAAGAAGTGAGCATCAGCCGGTGGCGTGTTCCTTCGGCACGATGAGGCGCAGCGCGCGGGGCAACACCTCCACGCGCGCGATCGGCGTGGCGGGGAACTCCTCGCCGTCGATCTGCGCGGCCAGCGGCACCTCGTGCATCTTCAGCCGCAGCTCGATCTTGCCCGCGCGAAGCCCGGTTGAGTGGGTGATGCCCATCTTCTCCAGGGCCACCGCCGCGGTGCCGCTCTGCTCCAGGTGCAAGAGCGCCTTGCTCATCCAGTCGCGCTTGCCCACGAAGGGCAGGACCTCGAAGAGCCCGTCGTCGGGCTTCGACTGGGGATCGAAGACCCACATCCCGCCGTAGATGCGCGTGCCCTTCACCACCAGATCCGTGAGGCCCTTCCAGGTGACGGTCTGGCCGTCGGCGTGGACCTCGGCGTCGAACTTGTCGTCGCTCATGTAGCTAGCGAGGAAGGTCCGCAGGAGCGCGCCCGCGTACACCAGCTGGTCGCGGTAGAGCTCGCGCAGCACCGGGATCTTGCCCACCACCTGGCGGTCCTCGTTGCGCAGCTGCAGCACGCGCGGGGAGATGCCCCAGCCCGCGGAGTCGAAGAAGAGGTCCTCCTTCACCACCTCGCCGGAGGGACCGATGGCGCTGATCTTGCCCACGTCGAGGGCGCAGCGTTGGCCCGCGGCCAGCACCTGCACGTTGCGCGGCAAGGAGGCCTCGTCGGACTCGAGCCCGAAGCTCTTGCCCTGGTCGTTCGCCGTTCCCGTGGGCAGCATGCCCAGCGCCACCTCGCCCGCTCGCCCCGAGTCGAGGATGCCCTTGGCCACCTCCGCAAACGTGCCGTCGCCGCCCATGTAGATGGCGACGCCGTAGCCCTGGGTGCGGAGGGCGTCGCGGACGCGGATCACCGTCCCGCCGTGCGGCGCCGTGGAGAGGAAGTCGTGCGGCACACCGGCGGCGTCGAGGAGCTCGCGCGCCCTGCCGATGCGCGCCGCGTTCTTCCCGCTCTGCGCGGTGGGGTTGGCCACCAGGACCGTCTTGGCCGCCATCGTCGTTCCCTCCTGCCTCCACGATCGCACAACCCTGCTGCGGCGCGTTCGACGATCGCCGTGCCTGGCGTGCTCCGGGACGCTAACGTGCCGCACGATTCACGCGAGCGCGCACGACCGCTCGCTGGCTCGCTTGACCTGGCGGCCTTCACACGATCTCGGAGCGCGGGTATGAGCGAGCCATGAGCGCGGACCGCCCCGCCGACCTTCGCGGACGCACCCTGCCCTGGACCACCCTCCAGCTCGCTCTGCTGGCGACGCTCATCCTCGCGGGCCTGGTGTTGCGCGCCTGGCACCTCGGCGCCGAGGGCTTCGCCGACGACGAGATCCACAAGTGGCTCGCCGCCAACCGCTACCTGCACGGCGACTTCGGGGGCGACGACCTCGAGCACCCCATGGTGATGAAGGCGCTCATCGCCCTGGCCATCGCGGTGCTGCCGAAGTCGCTCTCGCCCGAGGCGCTCACCCGCGTGCCCAGCGTGCTCGCGGGGACGGCGGCCATCTGGGCGGTGGCCCAGCTCGGGCGGCGGCTCTACGGAAACGGCGCGGGCCTGGTGGCGGCGGGGCTCTGCGCGCTCTCGGCCACCTGCGTGGGCTATGCGCGCATCGCCAAGGAGGACGCGCTCTTCGCCCTCTTCTTCGCGCTCATGTTCTGGAGCCTGGCCGAGGCGCGCGCGGCCGCAGACTCGCAGGACACGACCCGCCAGCTGCGCTTCGAAAACTGGGGCGCGGTGTTCCTGGGGGCGATGTTCGCGTCGAAGTACTTCGTGTTCGTGCTGCCCATGCTGCCCTTGCAGTACGCGGTGCTCCGGCAGGACTCGGCGTGGCGGGTGCCCTTTTCACGCTGGGTCAAGCTGAGCTTCCTGGCGCTGGCGGTGATGCTCGCGCTCGACTGGGTGCTCTTCATGCCCTCGAGCTGGCACTACATCGTGCACTACGTAGCCGGCGACAAGATCGCCGACCGCGCCAGCAGCGAGAGCTACTTCTTCATGGGGAGGCTCTGGGACAACCTGGCATTCCACGTTCGCGGGGCGGCGCCGTTCTATTTCCACCTGGTCTTCGCCGCGGTGAAGTTCGCGCCGCCCACCGCGCTGCTCATGGCCGCGGGCATCGCGCTCGGGCTCTGGCGTCGGGCCGCGGCCGACAAGCTGGTGCTGGCGTGGATCGCGTTCATGCTCTTCGTGTTCCTGGTCGCCGGGGCGAAGTACGGGCGCTACTTCTTCTGCATGATGCCGGCGTTCCTGGCCCTGGCCGGGAGCGCGGCGACGTGGCTCGTGCAGCGGCTCCAGGAGAAGCAGCAGCAGGCGGCCCTGGCCGCGCTCGCGGGCGTGGCCTTCGCCACCGAGGCGTTCGCCGCGGTGACCCATGAGCCGCACCCGCGCCTCTACGTGAGCGCGCTCGGCGGCGGCGACACCAACGTGGACTGGTTCTTTCCCCACTGCGACTACTTCGACGCTGGCGTGCGCGAGGCGGTAGCCCAGATCGCCGCG
This genomic interval from Deltaproteobacteria bacterium contains the following:
- a CDS encoding VWA domain-containing protein — protein: MLPILTDEEVRPLIPVDDECGLGALATPLGNLPLAAVNVKGRISGLLAEVTLEQTFKNTHAQPLEATYIFPLPDRAGVTGFRFEVAGRVIDGVLKERGQAREEYEQALQKGHRAAIAEEERPGTFTMRVGNLLPRESAKVRLTMTMPLPFADGEATFRFPLVIAPRYIPGAPLGGEDVGSGTASDTDAVPDASRITPPVLLPGFPNPVRLAIELELDESALKTESVRCALHAAVETREGGKRVVRLHPGDRLNRDFILRLGYGVEAVRTGLSLSPDNEGGTFALTLVPPTSVSKSVRPREVIFVLDHSGSMSGWKMVAARRAVARMVDTLTDRDRFNVIAFDDGMVSPPAFNGQELVPATDRNRFRAVEFLAKVEADGGTEMAQPLQRAVGVLGRGSPEHDRVLVLATDGQVGNEDQILRSLGKQLAGIRVFTVGIDRAVNEGFLQRMAAAGGGAYELVESEQRLDEAMDRLHRRVGTPVLTELKIEGAGLKLDASTIAPSRLPDLFAGAPVVISGRFTGAAKGGVRLTARDAAGQSYSTELAVPPAPNAAVTTVWARGRVRDLEDRYVIEGSPGNLADEILKTSLRFGVLCRFTAFVAVDRAEVVNKGGPIKRQTQAVDAPEGWDMLKETAAGAPVFAAEPAMDALSEFEGAAPAEDADNLAKAELSRSVADAKARPATGSAAVYNAPARGRANGGAPGAPPPAPAKPAAAQSVAMPSPAAAPKRSASVAGPASLAKKVKAIFGGGAKRDEAEAQEQGESAPALPLDAYRARARELLELLQGSADETARRVRLGTLLVRLGMLLEDLRSIGADRGLLASLTALHEELQKAVLAPVPPPYEATAEQVLRAFAEGGGSTTPRGGDARQSFWK
- a CDS encoding glycosyltransferase family 39 protein; this encodes MSADRPADLRGRTLPWTTLQLALLATLILAGLVLRAWHLGAEGFADDEIHKWLAANRYLHGDFGGDDLEHPMVMKALIALAIAVLPKSLSPEALTRVPSVLAGTAAIWAVAQLGRRLYGNGAGLVAAGLCALSATCVGYARIAKEDALFALFFALMFWSLAEARAAADSQDTTRQLRFENWGAVFLGAMFASKYFVFVLPMLPLQYAVLRQDSAWRVPFSRWVKLSFLALAVMLALDWVLFMPSSWHYIVHYVAGDKIADRASSESYFFMGRLWDNLAFHVRGAAPFYFHLVFAAVKFAPPTALLMAAGIALGLWRRAAADKLVLAWIAFMLFVFLVAGAKYGRYFFCMMPAFLALAGSAATWLVQRLQEKQQQAALAALAGVAFATEAFAAVTHEPHPRLYVSALGGGDTNVDWFFPHCDYFDAGVREAVAQIAARSEPGAEVATETDWVVRYYADQARRTDLVDTAILPNTGCLHGRTCYVIVQSGRHYWHNEAALDFLAKQKPWTTVDVAGRQAVAVYRLEPGAPLFPPATAASK
- a CDS encoding DUF3052 domain-containing protein; its protein translation is MAGYSGTPLHQKLGLKPGTAYAVLGAPAGYLHKLDPPPGARALSGTKGANLVQLFVTREAELQKRLPALVKTLPADGALWVSWPKGKQKAAVPTDLDDDIVRARGLAAGLVDVKVCAVDEIWSGLKFVFRLADRPKKARAKK